A single genomic interval of Streptococcus oralis subsp. dentisani harbors:
- a CDS encoding TIGR03943 family putative permease subunit — protein sequence MIRFFILLGYFALTLYLKLSGKLSHYINLHYSYLVYISMVLSLLLALVQFYIWIKKINSHSHMESRRTRQISILLLSLPLLIGVAFPTVSLDSRTVSAKGYHFPLAEGIDTTIQASEGTSSQYLKPDTSTYFSKSAYEKEMRTTADKYLAQPTIQVTDENYMEVMEVLYDYPQEFEGKKIEFTGFVYNDPSHPDSQFLFRFGIIHCIADSGVYGLLTKGNSHQYPDNTWITARGTLTLHYHKELKQKLPTLEVESFTKVDKPENPYVYRVFQ from the coding sequence ATGATTCGATTTTTCATTCTACTGGGCTATTTTGCTCTGACCCTTTACCTCAAGCTATCTGGCAAGCTTAGCCACTACATCAACCTCCACTATTCCTATCTAGTCTATATCTCCATGGTCCTTTCTCTTCTGTTGGCTCTGGTCCAATTCTACATCTGGATTAAGAAAATCAACTCTCACAGCCATATGGAAAGTCGGCGAACTAGACAAATCAGTATCCTTTTACTGTCTCTACCTCTCTTGATTGGAGTTGCCTTTCCGACAGTAAGTTTGGACTCGAGAACCGTATCTGCCAAAGGCTATCATTTCCCGCTTGCTGAGGGAATCGATACAACTATTCAGGCAAGCGAAGGTACATCCAGTCAATACCTCAAACCCGACACCAGTACCTATTTTTCCAAGTCTGCTTATGAAAAGGAAATGCGGACTACAGCTGATAAATACCTTGCCCAGCCAACCATTCAGGTTACAGACGAAAACTACATGGAAGTCATGGAAGTTCTCTATGATTATCCACAAGAGTTTGAAGGAAAGAAAATCGAGTTTACAGGCTTTGTCTATAACGATCCTAGCCATCCAGATAGCCAGTTCCTCTTTCGCTTTGGGATAATCCACTGTATAGCAGACTCTGGTGTATATGGACTCTTGACCAAGGGAAATTCACACCAGTATCCTGATAATACTTGGATTACCGCTAGGGGAACCCTGACCCTCCACTACCATAAAGAACTCAAACAAAAACTCCCAACACTGGAAGTTGAGAGTTTCACAAAAGTAGATAAACCAGAAAATCCTTATGTCTATCGTGTCTTTCAATAA
- a CDS encoding permease has translation MTIFQSLPPSVLQAGAIFLSIMIEALPFVLIGSLISGWIEVYITPDKVYEFLPRNRWGRIFFGTFIGFLFPSCECGIVPIINRFLEKKVPSYTAVPFLVTAPIINPIVLFATYSAFGNSIKFAFLRALGAIVIALVLGIFLGFFWKEPIQKENSITCHEHDFSYLTPAGKVFQVFIQAIDEFFDMGRYLVFGCLFAAIVQVYVPTRILTSISASPILAILLLMFLAFLLSLCSEADAFVGASLLSSFGLAPVLAFLVIGPMLDIKNLLMMKHYLKANFIWQFMGIVTLLVLLYSYMIGVML, from the coding sequence ATGACGATTTTCCAATCTCTTCCTCCTAGTGTATTACAAGCGGGGGCTATTTTTCTCTCCATCATGATTGAAGCCCTTCCTTTTGTCTTGATTGGGAGTCTCATTTCGGGGTGGATTGAGGTCTATATCACACCTGATAAAGTGTATGAGTTTCTTCCTCGCAATCGTTGGGGAAGAATCTTTTTTGGTACCTTCATTGGCTTTCTCTTTCCTTCTTGCGAGTGTGGAATCGTCCCGATTATCAATCGTTTTCTGGAAAAGAAAGTCCCCAGCTACACGGCAGTTCCTTTTCTGGTGACTGCTCCCATCATCAATCCTATCGTTCTTTTCGCTACTTATTCTGCCTTTGGTAATTCAATAAAATTTGCCTTCTTGCGAGCTCTGGGAGCTATTGTGATTGCTTTGGTTCTGGGGATTTTCCTAGGATTTTTCTGGAAGGAACCCATTCAAAAAGAGAATTCTATTACTTGTCATGAACATGACTTTTCATACTTGACTCCTGCTGGAAAGGTCTTTCAGGTCTTTATACAAGCTATTGACGAGTTTTTCGATATGGGTCGTTACTTGGTCTTTGGCTGTCTCTTTGCGGCCATCGTACAAGTCTATGTCCCAACTCGGATCCTGACCTCTATCAGCGCAAGTCCAATACTTGCGATTCTCTTGCTAATGTTTCTAGCCTTTCTCCTCTCTCTTTGTAGCGAGGCGGACGCCTTTGTCGGAGCTTCTCTCCTCTCGAGCTTTGGCCTAGCACCAGTCCTTGCTTTTCTAGTCATTGGTCCCATGCTTGATATCAAAAATCTCCTCATGATGAAACACTATCTCAAGGCCAACTTCATCTGGCAATTCATGGGCATCGTGACTCTGCTTGTCTTGCTTTATTCTTACATGATAGGAGTGATGCTATGA
- a CDS encoding SPJ_0845 family protein, giving the protein MAVKFTKTDDLDKMFEKFAKLPDLTQVTFPDNNDKEEKVEKKK; this is encoded by the coding sequence ATGGCTGTTAAATTTACAAAAACCGACGACTTGGACAAGATGTTTGAAAAGTTTGCCAAACTTCCTGACTTAACTCAGGTTACTTTTCCAGATAACAATGATAAAGAAGAAAAAGTTGAGAAGAAAAAATAG